The Gloeomargarita sp. SKYB120 genome has a segment encoding these proteins:
- a CDS encoding DUF192 domain-containing protein: MFSGNLRRYLGGAVLAVVLTGTTAIAEKPQYLPVRAQFQHNGQRVLLEVAWTPEQQALGLMYRERLVPDRGMLFPFYPPRPVQFWMKNMRAPIDMVFLRENRVIAIYPNVPPCPRDPCPTYGPDDLVDAVIELAPGRAQQLGLRVGDTLIVRLIRPSGVPKRE; encoded by the coding sequence ATGTTCTCCGGGAACCTTAGACGCTACCTAGGGGGCGCTGTCCTAGCGGTGGTGCTCACAGGGACAACGGCCATCGCCGAAAAGCCCCAGTATCTGCCGGTGCGCGCCCAGTTCCAACACAACGGGCAACGGGTGCTCCTGGAGGTGGCCTGGACGCCGGAGCAACAGGCGCTAGGCCTGATGTACCGTGAACGCCTGGTGCCTGACCGGGGAATGCTGTTTCCCTTCTACCCGCCCCGTCCGGTGCAGTTCTGGATGAAAAATATGCGGGCGCCGATTGACATGGTGTTTCTGCGCGAGAACCGGGTGATTGCCATTTACCCCAACGTGCCGCCCTGTCCTCGCGACCCTTGCCCGACCTACGGCCCCGATGACCTAGTGGATGCGGTGATTGAACTGGCGCCGGGACGCGCCCAGCAGTTGGGTCTGAGGGTGGGTGATACCCTCATCGTGCGGCTGATTCGGCCCAGCGGCGTGCCCAAGCGAGAATAG